A single region of the Roseivivax sp. THAF197b genome encodes:
- a CDS encoding ABC transporter ATP-binding protein → MGRITLNKVVKRFGDVEVIPPLDLTIEDGEFTVFVGPSGCGKSTLLRLIAGLEDVSDGDIDIDGTPATDLPPAKRGLAMVFQSYALYPHMSVRKNIAFPMKMAGLSQEEQDARIKKAADALNLTDYLDRRPGQLSGGQRQRVAIGRAIVREPAAFLFDEPLSNLDAALRVGMRLEISELHERLKTTMIYVTHDQVEAMTMADKIVVLRAGHIEQVGSPLELYRNPRNLFVAGFIGSPKMNLIPGAPADKHNATHIGIRPEHFRIVESDGTFSGKIIVSEHLGSDTFFHVDVDGIKEPVTVRAGGEVGLRHGDVIHLEPEEGQIHRFDAQGLRIA, encoded by the coding sequence CCCTGGACCTGACCATCGAGGACGGTGAATTCACGGTCTTCGTCGGCCCCTCGGGCTGCGGCAAGTCCACGCTTCTGCGCCTGATCGCGGGACTGGAGGATGTCAGCGACGGCGACATCGACATCGACGGCACGCCCGCCACGGACCTTCCGCCCGCCAAGCGGGGCCTCGCAATGGTCTTCCAGAGCTACGCGCTTTATCCGCACATGTCGGTGCGCAAGAACATCGCATTCCCGATGAAGATGGCGGGCCTCAGCCAGGAAGAACAGGACGCGCGGATCAAGAAGGCGGCCGATGCGCTGAACCTCACCGATTACCTCGACCGCCGGCCGGGCCAGCTTTCGGGCGGTCAGCGTCAGCGTGTGGCCATCGGCCGGGCCATCGTCCGGGAACCGGCGGCCTTCCTCTTCGACGAACCGCTGTCGAACCTCGACGCGGCGTTGCGCGTGGGCATGCGGCTCGAAATCTCCGAACTGCACGAGCGGCTCAAGACCACGATGATCTATGTGACCCACGACCAGGTCGAAGCCATGACCATGGCCGACAAGATCGTGGTTCTGCGCGCAGGCCACATCGAACAGGTGGGCAGCCCGCTCGAGCTCTATCGCAATCCGCGCAACCTCTTCGTCGCGGGCTTCATCGGCAGCCCGAAGATGAACCTCATCCCCGGCGCGCCCGCAGACAAGCACAACGCCACCCATATCGGCATCCGGCCCGAGCATTTCCGCATCGTGGAAAGCGACGGCACCTTCTCGGGCAAGATCATCGTGTCCGAACATCTGGGCTCCGACACCTTCTTCCATGTGGATGTGGACGGCATCAAGGAGCCGGTCACCGTCCGCGCGGGCGGCGAGGTCGGGCTGCGCCATGGCGACGTGATCCATCTGGAGCCCGAAGAAGGCCAGATCCACCGTTTCGACGCGCAGGGCCTGCGCATCGCATGA
- a CDS encoding L-iditol 2-dehydrogenase — translation MKRLDGKSALITGAARGIGREFARTYVREGARVAIGDINLDAARAAADEIGAGAYAVHLDVTQQDSIDAAIKAVVAEAGKLDILINNAALFDAAETVDITRDSYDRLYAVNVAGTLFTMQAAARQMIAQGHGGKIINMASQAGRRGEPLVLVYCSTKAAVISMTQSAGLNLIKHGINVNAIAPGVVDGEHWVHVDSMFAKLEGKKPGQKKAEVEAGVPAGRFAVPGDLTGMAVFLASDEANYIVSQTYNVDGGQWMS, via the coding sequence ATGAAACGCCTCGACGGAAAATCCGCGCTGATCACCGGGGCCGCACGCGGCATCGGCCGCGAATTCGCGCGGACCTACGTCCGGGAGGGCGCGCGCGTGGCGATCGGGGATATCAACCTCGATGCCGCCCGCGCCGCCGCTGACGAGATCGGCGCGGGGGCCTATGCGGTGCACCTCGACGTCACGCAGCAGGATTCCATCGACGCCGCGATCAAAGCGGTCGTGGCCGAGGCGGGCAAGCTCGACATCCTGATCAACAACGCGGCCCTCTTCGATGCCGCCGAGACAGTGGATATCACCCGCGACAGCTATGACCGGCTTTATGCCGTGAACGTCGCGGGCACGCTTTTCACGATGCAGGCCGCGGCACGGCAGATGATCGCGCAAGGCCATGGCGGCAAGATCATCAACATGGCGAGCCAGGCCGGGCGGCGGGGCGAGCCCCTGGTGCTGGTCTATTGCTCCACCAAGGCCGCGGTGATCTCGATGACGCAATCGGCGGGGCTGAACCTGATCAAGCACGGCATCAACGTGAATGCCATCGCGCCCGGCGTCGTGGATGGCGAGCACTGGGTGCATGTGGACAGCATGTTCGCCAAGCTCGAAGGCAAGAAGCCCGGACAGAAGAAGGCCGAGGTCGAGGCAGGTGTGCCCGCGGGCCGCTTCGCAGTGCCCGGCGATCTGACCGGCATGGCCGTGTTCCTGGCCTCGGACGAGGCAAATTACATCGTGTCGCAGACCTATAACGTGGATGGCGGCCAGTGGATGAGCTGA
- a CDS encoding mannitol dehydrogenase family protein produces MHLSNETLTDLPEAIERPRYDRGALTAGIVHIGLGNFHRAHQAWYLHRLMQAGLAHDWAIIGAGVRAPDAAMRDKLLSQDCLTTLIELDPTGIRAEVTGSMIDFLPIAEDNAPLVAAMSDPAIRIVSLTVTEGGYYRDASDGSFAASHPDMLHDGANPQSPRTAFGAIIAALAARRAGGHGPFTVQSCDNLQGNGDIVRDTVLSLARASDADLADWIDAHVTFPNSMVDCIVPATGPNEIARAQSLGIDDAAPVTHEPFRQWVVEDVFCAGRPPWEEAGATLTHDVHSYESMKLRLLNAGHQVLSNAGEILGVETIAGCMAHPQIAPFFRKVLTEEVAPHVDAVPGMTPEAYIDLIIGRFANPEIRDTVRRVAFDGGSRHPGFVLPTVRDAVAAGTSVKGLALVEALWARMCAGTRADGSVIEPNDPDWTDLQAAALAAREAPGIWLAQQQYYGTLGEARAFADAFEAHLAALWKDGCTAVLERYTG; encoded by the coding sequence ATGCATCTGAGCAACGAGACCCTCACCGATCTGCCCGAAGCGATCGAGCGGCCGCGCTACGACCGGGGCGCCCTGACGGCCGGGATCGTGCATATCGGGCTTGGCAATTTCCACCGCGCGCATCAGGCGTGGTATCTTCACCGCCTGATGCAGGCGGGTCTGGCGCATGACTGGGCAATCATCGGTGCGGGCGTGCGCGCACCCGACGCCGCGATGCGCGACAAACTTCTGTCGCAGGATTGCCTGACGACGCTCATCGAGCTCGACCCGACCGGCATCCGCGCCGAGGTCACGGGGAGCATGATCGACTTCCTGCCCATCGCCGAAGATAACGCGCCGCTCGTTGCCGCCATGTCCGATCCGGCGATCCGCATCGTGTCGCTGACCGTGACCGAAGGCGGGTATTATCGGGATGCCTCCGATGGCAGTTTCGCCGCGTCCCACCCCGACATGCTGCATGATGGGGCCAATCCGCAAAGCCCGCGCACGGCGTTCGGCGCCATCATCGCAGCCCTCGCCGCGCGCCGCGCAGGCGGGCACGGGCCCTTCACGGTGCAAAGCTGCGACAACCTGCAGGGCAACGGCGATATCGTGCGCGACACGGTGCTGTCGCTCGCGCGCGCCTCGGATGCCGATCTGGCCGACTGGATCGACGCGCATGTGACCTTCCCCAATTCCATGGTGGATTGCATCGTGCCCGCGACCGGCCCGAACGAGATCGCCCGCGCGCAGTCGCTGGGGATCGACGATGCCGCCCCCGTCACGCATGAACCCTTCCGCCAATGGGTGGTCGAGGATGTTTTCTGCGCGGGCCGTCCGCCCTGGGAAGAGGCGGGCGCCACGCTCACCCACGACGTGCATAGCTACGAATCGATGAAGCTGCGGCTTCTGAATGCGGGGCATCAGGTGCTGTCCAATGCGGGCGAAATCCTGGGCGTCGAGACCATCGCGGGCTGCATGGCCCATCCGCAGATCGCGCCCTTCTTCCGCAAGGTGCTGACCGAGGAAGTCGCGCCCCATGTGGATGCGGTGCCGGGCATGACGCCCGAGGCTTATATCGATCTGATCATCGGACGCTTCGCCAACCCCGAAATCCGCGACACGGTACGCCGCGTGGCCTTCGATGGCGGCTCGCGGCATCCGGGCTTCGTTCTGCCGACCGTGCGCGACGCGGTGGCGGCAGGAACGTCGGTGAAGGGGCTCGCCCTCGTCGAGGCGCTCTGGGCGCGGATGTGCGCCGGAACGCGCGCCGATGGCTCCGTGATCGAACCCAACGATCCCGATTGGACCGACCTGCAGGCCGCAGCACTTGCCGCGCGCGAGGCGCCGGGCATCTGGCTCGCCCAGCAGCAATATTACGGCACGCTCGGTGAAGCGCGGGCCTTCGCGGACGCGTTCGAGGCGCATCTCGCGGCCCTGTGGAAAGACGGCTGCACGGCGGTGCTTGAGCGCTATACCGGCTGA
- a CDS encoding Tex family protein, whose protein sequence is MDQTASRIARTIATEISASDKQVAAAVALLDDGATVPFIARYRKEATGGLDDTQLRTLSDRLTYLRDMEKRRAAILESIRGQGKLTDDLARTIAGAETKATLEDIYLPFKPKRRTKAMIARENGLEPLLRAIEANRQADPHSLAEAYTGEAVETAAKALEGARDILAEELSENATLLGRLRDFMKAEARVSARVVPGKEEAGVKFSDYFDHTEAWSTIPAHRALAILRAAKEEIVTVDIAPEPETGAERAQGIVCAAIGMRDDGPGTAWLRDAAAWTWRVKLSLTMYVDLMSELRRRAHEEAIAVFARNLRDLLLAAPAGNKATLGLDPGIRTGVKAAIVDATGKLVETATLYPFQPRMDLRGAQSWIAQAVKRHGIALIAIGNGTASRETERMVADTLKMIDGPKPTKVVVSEAGASVYSASELAAREFPDLDVSLRGAVSIARRLQDPLAELVKVPPESIGVGQYQHDVDQRRLAQALEGVVEDAVNAVGVDLNMASAPLLSHIAGLSGSVAAAIVAHRDTHGAFATRKALLKVPGLGPRAFEQCAGFLRIPEGKEPLDASSVHPEAYDVARRIVDACGRDIRAIMGAPEALRGLRAQDFVDDRFGLPTVEDILEELGKPGRDPRPEFKTAAFADGVEDIKDLKPGMSLEGTVTNVAAFGAFVDIGVHQDGLVHVSQLADRFVKDPHEVVKAGDVVRVRVTEVDIPRKRIGLSMRKDGGKGAGPGPKPAAKGASKGGKARSGKVPVQGKPASQGALGDALSAVLKRK, encoded by the coding sequence TTGGACCAGACCGCCAGCCGCATTGCCCGCACCATCGCCACCGAGATTTCCGCCAGCGACAAGCAGGTCGCCGCGGCGGTGGCCCTTCTCGATGACGGGGCCACCGTGCCCTTCATCGCGCGTTACCGGAAGGAGGCCACGGGCGGGCTCGACGACACGCAGCTGCGGACGCTGAGCGACCGGCTGACCTACCTGCGCGACATGGAAAAGCGCCGCGCGGCGATCCTCGAATCGATCCGCGGACAGGGCAAGCTGACCGACGATCTGGCCCGGACGATTGCCGGGGCGGAGACCAAGGCCACGCTCGAAGACATCTACCTGCCCTTCAAGCCCAAGCGCCGCACCAAGGCGATGATTGCCCGGGAAAACGGCCTTGAGCCGCTCCTCCGCGCGATCGAGGCCAACCGTCAGGCCGATCCGCACAGTTTGGCCGAGGCCTATACCGGCGAGGCGGTCGAGACGGCGGCCAAGGCGCTCGAGGGCGCGCGCGACATTCTCGCCGAGGAGCTGTCGGAGAACGCGACGCTGCTGGGCCGTCTGCGCGATTTCATGAAGGCCGAAGCGCGCGTCAGCGCCCGCGTCGTCCCCGGCAAGGAGGAGGCAGGCGTCAAGTTCTCGGATTATTTCGACCATACGGAAGCCTGGTCGACGATCCCCGCGCACCGGGCGCTGGCCATCTTGCGCGCGGCCAAGGAAGAGATCGTCACCGTGGATATCGCGCCCGAGCCCGAAACCGGGGCGGAACGCGCCCAGGGCATCGTCTGCGCCGCGATCGGGATGCGGGACGACGGGCCGGGCACGGCCTGGCTGCGCGATGCCGCCGCCTGGACCTGGCGGGTGAAGCTGTCGCTGACCATGTATGTCGATCTGATGAGCGAGTTGCGCCGCCGCGCCCATGAGGAAGCCATAGCGGTCTTCGCCCGGAACCTGCGCGATCTGCTGCTGGCGGCGCCTGCGGGCAACAAGGCGACGCTCGGCCTCGATCCCGGTATCCGCACGGGCGTGAAGGCAGCCATCGTCGATGCCACGGGCAAGCTGGTGGAGACCGCGACGCTTTATCCGTTCCAGCCCCGGATGGACCTGCGCGGCGCGCAATCCTGGATCGCCCAGGCCGTGAAGCGCCACGGCATCGCTCTCATCGCCATCGGCAACGGAACCGCCAGCCGCGAGACGGAGCGCATGGTCGCGGACACGCTGAAGATGATCGACGGGCCGAAACCCACCAAGGTCGTGGTCTCCGAGGCCGGGGCCAGCGTCTATTCCGCCTCGGAACTCGCGGCGCGGGAATTTCCCGACCTCGACGTGAGCCTGCGCGGCGCTGTCAGCATCGCGCGCCGCCTGCAGGACCCGCTGGCGGAGCTGGTCAAGGTGCCGCCCGAAAGCATCGGGGTCGGCCAGTACCAGCACGACGTCGATCAGCGGCGTCTGGCGCAGGCGCTCGAAGGGGTGGTGGAGGATGCCGTCAACGCCGTGGGCGTGGACCTCAACATGGCCTCAGCGCCGCTTCTGTCGCATATCGCGGGGCTCAGCGGCTCGGTCGCGGCCGCGATCGTCGCCCATCGCGACACGCATGGCGCATTCGCCACGCGCAAGGCGCTATTGAAAGTGCCGGGCCTCGGTCCGCGCGCGTTCGAGCAATGCGCGGGCTTCCTGCGTATCCCCGAGGGCAAGGAGCCGCTCGACGCCTCCTCCGTCCATCCCGAAGCCTATGATGTCGCGCGCCGCATCGTGGATGCCTGCGGGCGCGATATCCGCGCGATCATGGGCGCGCCCGAGGCGCTGCGCGGGCTCCGCGCGCAGGATTTCGTGGATGACCGCTTCGGCCTGCCCACGGTGGAGGACATCCTCGAAGAGCTGGGCAAACCCGGCCGCGATCCCCGGCCCGAGTTCAAGACAGCCGCCTTCGCCGACGGGGTCGAGGATATAAAGGACCTCAAGCCTGGCATGTCGTTGGAAGGCACCGTCACCAATGTCGCGGCCTTCGGCGCCTTCGTCGATATCGGCGTGCATCAGGACGGGCTCGTCCATGTCAGCCAGCTTGCGGATCGCTTCGTGAAAGATCCCCATGAGGTGGTGAAGGCGGGCGATGTCGTGCGGGTGCGGGTCACGGAGGTGGATATCCCGCGCAAACGGATCGGGCTGAGCATGCGCAAGGATGGCGGCAAGGGGGCCGGTCCCGGCCCGAAGCCCGCGGCCAAGGGCGCATCGAAGGGCGGCAAGGCGCGGTCCGGCAAAGTGCCGGTGCAGGGAAAGCCCGCATCACAGGGCGCGCTTGGCGATGCGCTGTCGGCGGTCCTGAAGCGGAAGTGA
- a CDS encoding Gfo/Idh/MocA family protein, translating to MTTRTAIIGLGIMGRRMLENMVRHESYSPVTLWDPDPAACRAAQDLAPEAVLSGSAEAAMEGAELVYLGCPPAPRKAYALAAAEAGKAVFLEKPLGVDLGESEDLVTRLEGFGVPAAVNFVQASGEALADVTAAARAGDMGDLVGAEIVLTYGAWPRAWQQAADWLRLREEGGMTREVVSHFLFFTERVLGPLSVVWAKPAYPAEPTLCETHLAARLEAADGLPVTLLASVGGALPDRQELTIKGTRTTRRITDFYIDAVSDGGAFAETKPRPEDPRATSLKAQLDELQLCMAGRPHRLATPREALRVQRLVETMLQGVG from the coding sequence ATGACGACAAGGACGGCAATCATCGGGTTGGGCATCATGGGCCGCCGCATGCTGGAGAATATGGTCCGGCATGAAAGCTACAGCCCGGTCACGCTGTGGGATCCGGATCCTGCGGCCTGCCGGGCGGCGCAGGACCTCGCCCCGGAGGCCGTTCTGTCGGGCAGCGCCGAGGCCGCGATGGAGGGGGCGGAGCTGGTCTATCTCGGCTGTCCGCCCGCTCCGCGAAAGGCCTATGCGCTGGCGGCGGCAGAGGCCGGGAAGGCGGTCTTTCTGGAAAAGCCGCTTGGCGTCGATCTCGGGGAAAGCGAGGATCTCGTCACGCGCCTCGAGGGTTTCGGCGTCCCGGCGGCGGTCAACTTCGTTCAGGCGTCCGGGGAGGCGCTGGCGGATGTCACCGCCGCCGCCCGGGCGGGCGATATGGGCGATCTGGTCGGGGCGGAGATCGTCCTGACCTATGGCGCCTGGCCCCGTGCCTGGCAGCAGGCGGCGGATTGGCTGCGCTTGCGCGAGGAGGGCGGCATGACCCGCGAGGTCGTGTCGCATTTCCTGTTCTTCACGGAGCGCGTGCTGGGTCCGTTATCCGTGGTCTGGGCGAAGCCCGCATATCCCGCCGAACCCACCTTGTGCGAAACGCATTTGGCCGCGCGCCTTGAGGCGGCGGATGGCCTTCCGGTGACCCTGTTGGCCAGCGTGGGCGGAGCACTGCCCGACCGGCAGGAGCTGACCATCAAGGGCACGCGGACCACTCGGCGGATCACCGATTTCTACATCGACGCGGTGTCCGATGGTGGCGCGTTCGCCGAGACGAAGCCTCGCCCGGAGGATCCCCGCGCGACCAGCCTCAAGGCCCAGCTCGATGAGCTGCAGCTTTGCATGGCGGGTCGTCCTCACCGGCTGGCCACCCCGCGCGAGGCGCTGCGGGTTCAGCGATTGGTCGAGACGATGCTGCAAGGCGTGGGCTGA
- a CDS encoding IclR family transcriptional regulator → MREVFRADPIAPPNKEAEENDPLFVRAAARAMHVLAAFNHASGPLSLSDIASRAGMDRSAAQRITHTLMTLGYLRRGPNDRGYLPGVRLLDRTLDVLRLDPVVQKATPVLLELRKTVRERVDLSLFDDARLIYALRMQSKRETFFATLVGHSVPVFCTAGGRAVLSALPDDRVAEILDRAPLTAYTGQTLTDAAAIKAEIEAARNDGFAVVTDEFIQGEIAIGVAIAREPGQPLGAIHVAGSLAEWSREAFVAQIAPLAIEAATAITESL, encoded by the coding sequence ATGCGGGAAGTTTTCAGAGCCGATCCGATTGCCCCGCCCAATAAAGAGGCAGAGGAGAACGACCCGCTTTTCGTGCGCGCCGCGGCCCGGGCGATGCATGTTCTGGCGGCGTTCAACCATGCCAGCGGTCCGCTGTCGCTCAGTGACATCGCGAGCCGCGCAGGCATGGATCGCTCGGCGGCGCAGCGGATCACCCATACCTTGATGACGCTGGGCTATCTCCGGCGCGGCCCCAACGACCGGGGGTACCTTCCGGGCGTCCGGCTGCTCGACCGGACGCTGGATGTCCTTCGCCTCGATCCGGTGGTGCAGAAGGCGACGCCGGTGCTGCTGGAGTTGCGCAAGACGGTGCGCGAACGGGTCGATCTGAGCCTCTTCGACGACGCGCGGCTGATCTATGCGCTCCGGATGCAAAGCAAGCGCGAGACCTTCTTCGCCACGCTGGTCGGGCACAGCGTCCCGGTCTTCTGCACCGCAGGCGGACGCGCGGTCCTGTCCGCGCTACCCGATGACCGCGTGGCAGAGATCCTCGATCGCGCGCCCCTGACCGCCTATACCGGCCAGACCCTGACCGACGCCGCCGCCATCAAGGCCGAGATCGAGGCTGCCCGAAATGACGGCTTCGCGGTGGTCACTGACGAATTCATCCAGGGCGAGATCGCGATCGGCGTGGCCATCGCGCGCGAGCCGGGCCAACCTCTCGGCGCGATCCACGTGGCGGGATCGCTCGCGGAATGGTCGCGCGAGGCCTTCGTGGCCCAGATCGCGCCACTGGCCATCGAGGCCGCCACAGCCATCACCGAAAGCCTGTGA
- a CDS encoding ABC transporter substrate-binding protein: protein MKTLRSNTHWLAAGLMAGTTALSPAFAQEDEVTITAVMHSGLRVLDPVITTAHITRNHGYMIYDVLTAVDADFTPQPQMADWEISEDGLVYTFTLRDGLMFHDGAPVTGADVVASLTRWGDRDSGGQLIFDVTESLEAPDDSTIVWTLSEPFPPLMDVISKQSAVPPFIMPARVAETPPSETITEYVGSGPFVFNEGEYEPGVSVTYEKFDDYVPRDGEVSWMAGPKEVKVDRVVWTTMPDNLTAINALVAGEIDYIEQLSIDLLPILESSPDVAVEMRDPLGYVTIGRPNHLHPPFDNKLIRQAAMDALSQENMLATMQGNPEYYNVCGAIFGCATPLGDETGSEPVTGGADIEAAQAKLEEAGYDGTPIVLMAPTDVVSLMNQPVVAAQALREAGFEVDMQSMDWQSVVQRRAQQNTIEDGGWNMFFTNWMVPEVSDPLINVMVNGRGDDAWFGWPDDPEIEEMRAAFVKATTPEEQKAIAVDIQAHVMDNVNYIMMGEYLIPQARRTTIENMIPSPVPVFWNMEKTSE, encoded by the coding sequence ATGAAGACACTCAGATCGAATACCCATTGGCTCGCCGCTGGCCTCATGGCCGGCACCACGGCCTTGTCACCGGCCTTCGCGCAGGAAGACGAGGTCACCATCACGGCCGTGATGCATTCGGGCCTGCGCGTGCTGGACCCGGTCATCACCACCGCGCACATCACCCGCAACCACGGCTACATGATCTATGACGTGCTGACGGCGGTGGACGCGGACTTCACCCCGCAGCCGCAGATGGCTGACTGGGAAATCTCCGAGGACGGGCTGGTCTATACCTTCACGCTGCGCGACGGGCTGATGTTCCACGACGGCGCGCCGGTGACCGGGGCGGATGTCGTGGCGTCGCTGACCCGCTGGGGTGATCGCGATTCCGGCGGTCAGCTGATCTTCGACGTGACCGAAAGCCTCGAGGCGCCCGATGACAGCACCATCGTCTGGACCCTGTCGGAGCCGTTTCCGCCGCTGATGGACGTGATCTCGAAGCAATCGGCGGTGCCGCCCTTCATCATGCCCGCGCGCGTGGCCGAGACGCCGCCCTCGGAAACCATCACCGAATACGTGGGCTCCGGCCCCTTCGTCTTCAACGAGGGAGAATACGAGCCTGGCGTGTCGGTTACCTATGAGAAGTTCGACGACTACGTGCCCCGCGACGGCGAAGTGTCGTGGATGGCGGGCCCGAAGGAGGTCAAGGTCGACCGCGTCGTCTGGACCACCATGCCGGACAACCTGACCGCCATCAACGCGCTGGTCGCAGGCGAGATCGACTATATCGAGCAGCTCTCCATAGACCTGTTGCCGATCCTGGAATCGAGCCCCGATGTCGCCGTCGAGATGCGCGACCCGTTGGGTTACGTCACCATTGGCCGCCCGAACCACCTGCATCCTCCGTTCGACAACAAGCTGATCCGTCAGGCGGCGATGGATGCGCTGAGCCAGGAGAACATGCTGGCGACGATGCAGGGCAACCCGGAATACTACAATGTCTGCGGTGCCATCTTCGGTTGCGCGACCCCACTCGGTGACGAAACGGGCTCCGAGCCGGTGACGGGCGGCGCCGATATCGAAGCGGCACAGGCCAAGCTGGAAGAGGCAGGCTATGACGGCACGCCCATCGTGCTGATGGCGCCGACGGACGTGGTCAGCCTGATGAACCAGCCGGTCGTCGCGGCACAGGCCCTGCGCGAGGCGGGTTTCGAAGTCGACATGCAGTCGATGGACTGGCAATCCGTCGTTCAGCGTCGCGCCCAGCAGAACACCATCGAGGATGGCGGCTGGAACATGTTCTTCACCAACTGGATGGTGCCGGAAGTCTCCGATCCGCTGATCAACGTGATGGTCAATGGCCGCGGCGATGACGCCTGGTTCGGCTGGCCGGACGATCCGGAGATCGAGGAGATGCGCGCGGCCTTCGTGAAGGCCACCACGCCCGAGGAGCAGAAGGCCATCGCCGTCGATATCCAGGCGCATGTCATGGACAACGTGAACTACATCATGATGGGCGAATACCTGATCCCGCAGGCACGCCGCACCACGATCGAGAACATGATCCCGTCGCCGGTGCCGGTCTTCTGGAACATGGAAAAGACGTCGGAGTAA
- a CDS encoding ABC transporter permease — protein MLGYILKRLLATIPVMAIVAVFVFLLLRLTPGDPAAILAGDAATPDQLERIRDRLGLNDPLYIQFFTWAGQLLQGDLGTSLISNTAVSSMIGNRIGPTINIALMTIAISVALAVPMGVIAAWRHRTWVDFMVMSFSVLGFSVPVFVIGYILIQIFAIELRWVPVQGYVAPGEDFGEFFVRAIMPSLTLATIYIALIARMTRASMLEVLGEDYIRTARAKGVRENVVLFRHALRNAAVPILTIIGTGFALLISGVVVTESVFNIPGIGRLTVDAILARDYPVIQAMILLTAGIYVVVNLLVDISYSFFDPRIRY, from the coding sequence ATGCTCGGCTATATCCTCAAACGGCTGCTGGCGACGATCCCGGTCATGGCGATTGTCGCCGTCTTCGTCTTCCTGTTGCTGCGTCTGACGCCCGGCGATCCGGCGGCGATCCTCGCAGGCGATGCGGCGACCCCGGACCAGCTTGAGCGTATCCGCGACCGGCTCGGCCTGAACGATCCGCTTTATATCCAGTTCTTCACTTGGGCCGGACAGCTTCTGCAGGGCGATCTCGGCACCTCGCTCATTTCCAACACCGCGGTCTCGTCGATGATCGGCAACCGGATCGGGCCCACGATCAACATCGCGCTGATGACCATCGCCATCTCGGTGGCTCTGGCCGTGCCGATGGGGGTCATCGCCGCCTGGCGGCATCGCACCTGGGTGGACTTCATGGTGATGTCCTTCTCGGTGCTCGGGTTTTCCGTTCCGGTCTTCGTGATCGGCTACATCCTGATCCAGATCTTCGCGATCGAGCTGCGCTGGGTGCCAGTGCAGGGCTATGTCGCGCCCGGTGAGGATTTCGGCGAGTTCTTCGTGCGCGCGATCATGCCGTCGCTAACCCTGGCCACGATCTACATCGCGCTCATTGCCCGCATGACCCGCGCCTCGATGCTCGAAGTGCTGGGCGAGGATTACATCCGCACCGCCCGCGCCAAGGGCGTGCGCGAGAACGTCGTGCTGTTCCGCCATGCCCTGCGCAATGCCGCCGTGCCGATCCTGACGATCATCGGCACCGGCTTCGCGCTGCTGATCTCGGGCGTGGTGGTCACCGAGAGCGTGTTCAACATCCCCGGCATCGGGCGGCTGACGGTCGATGCAATCCTCGCGCGCGACTACCCGGTGATCCAGGCGATGATCCTGCTCACGGCGGGCATCTACGTGGTGGTGAACCTGCTCGTCGACATCTCCTATTCCTTCTTTGATCCGAGGATCCGGTACTGA
- a CDS encoding ABC transporter permease, translated as MTDTTRSTGSAFSALTRFISLPRGARLGGGPIIAALILFVIVVASLAAPLYVPYDPLEMQALSRLQGPSEAHPLGTDPFGRDIFSRVMTGGRVSLLIGVGAAVVSVALGLIIGLVAGFFRMADAIIMRIMDSLMAIPAILLAIALVALNGPSLGSVIIAITIPEVPRVVRLVRSVVLSAREEPYVEAAIALGSPMPKILFQHLMPNTFAPLIVQGTYICASAILIEALLSFLGAGVSTEIPTWGNIMAEGRLYFQIKPGLIFWPGLLLSLCILSINLLGDAARDILDPRMKKREG; from the coding sequence ATGACCGATACGACCCGATCCACCGGCAGCGCCTTTTCCGCGCTGACACGGTTCATTTCACTGCCCCGCGGCGCGCGCCTTGGCGGCGGGCCGATCATCGCGGCGCTGATCCTGTTCGTCATCGTCGTGGCCTCGCTCGCGGCACCGCTTTACGTGCCCTACGATCCGCTCGAGATGCAGGCCTTGTCGCGGCTGCAAGGCCCGTCCGAGGCGCATCCGCTGGGGACCGATCCTTTCGGGCGCGACATCTTCAGCCGGGTGATGACGGGCGGACGCGTGTCGCTCTTGATCGGCGTGGGCGCTGCGGTGGTCAGCGTCGCACTCGGGCTGATCATCGGGCTTGTGGCGGGCTTTTTCCGCATGGCCGACGCGATCATCATGCGCATCATGGACAGCCTGATGGCGATCCCCGCGATCCTGCTGGCGATTGCGCTCGTGGCACTGAACGGGCCGAGCCTCGGATCCGTAATCATCGCGATCACCATCCCGGAAGTGCCGCGCGTGGTGCGGCTGGTGCGCTCCGTGGTGCTATCGGCGCGCGAGGAGCCTTACGTGGAGGCCGCCATCGCGCTCGGCTCACCGATGCCGAAGATCCTCTTTCAACACCTGATGCCCAACACCTTTGCGCCGCTCATCGTGCAGGGCACCTATATCTGCGCCTCCGCGATCCTGATCGAGGCGCTTCTGAGCTTCCTCGGCGCGGGCGTCTCCACCGAGATCCCGACCTGGGGCAATATCATGGCCGAGGGACGGCTCTACTTCCAGATCAAGCCCGGCCTGATCTTCTGGCCCGGCCTCCTGCTGTCGCTCTGCATCCTGTCGATCAACCTGCTGGGGGATGCGGCCCGCGACATTCTGGACCCCCGCATGAAGAAACGAGAGGGCTGA